In Lycium barbarum isolate Lr01 chromosome 9, ASM1917538v2, whole genome shotgun sequence, the DNA window CAGCATTGTAGTAATCTTCTTTGTGATGAAAGTTGAATTGAATAGAGAACTGTAAATTAGCAGTGTCGCCTTGGACTTGAATGGTGTCACCACTCAAGAAACCGCTTAACTGAAGAGGATTAACAGGGTGACACGGTGTTGAAGGAGTAGACTCCATAGATTTGGACATAATGGTTAAATCAGTATAGCGCGCCAAATATTCGTCATTTTGTTTCATCCTGGCAGTTATTATATTGATTGAACTAATAAAGGATGCGTCTTTCCACACAAAGCACCTCCTCAGTTATGTCTTGTTGGCATTATTTAAATTGTGCCCTGCCCGATACAAAATAGAGTATTCACTGTTTTATTAGTGTAATTAATAATAATGCAATTTGAATGGAAAATAGGGAAGGGACAACTAGTAACACTATTGGCTCCTGTTTGACCATAGATTTTGAAAGCTTTTCCgaagaaaaaaaatattgtcTGTTCATGTAATTTGATCAATTTTTAAAAGAATTTAGAAGAAAAGGAAATCCAAGTTAAAGACAACTTCAATTTTTTTCCAATTAAAAGGCATGttcaaatacaatttcaagtttcaaattattttttcttaatacaactttaaaaaaaattattttcaagtTTCACCAATTCTATGGCCAAATGCAAGCTTAGAAAGTTTGTTAAATTTAAATTCGTAATATTGTAATTGATTAAAATCAAATACTTATTCTGCATCAACGAGGACCAATAAGAAGATAAGGATAAggattaaacaaaaaaaaaaaaggaacaaaagaaAAGCACAAAATCTGTGGTTGTCCATGTGGATATACGGCCAGTAATTTGCCACGTTGGACTCACAAGTAAAGAAAAACCGTTTCAAGTTTTCTGAACCGGATGCTAATTGTCGAACCGACCGGTTCCTTCAAACACTCTAGATAAAACCACCACCACCATATCCTCTTATCATCTGCAATTGTAAGAGCAGAGCAAAGCAGTAATGGCTACTACAACTCATCTTTGTTTTTCTCCACCTATTTCAGTTTCTTCTGTCTTTTCACACAAATCCCAAAAAGCTAACTTTCTTACCCCCAAGACAAGTCAATCTCGAAGAATTAGCACGATAATACGTTGCAATACAGACCCATTGGGTGATTTTGGGGCAAGAGACCCATTTCCAGAGGAAATAGAGAGTCAATTTGGTAACAAGGTTTTGGGTTTTTCAGACACGGAGCACAAAATTCTAATTCCAACTGCTTCTGCTTTGTCACTTGCTCAGCAAGAATGCACTGTTATCTCTCCTGATCAGACTCCCTTGTCGGATTATGAAGCTCGCCAGCTTCTATTTAAGGTCAGTTATACCAATTATTAGTAATTATATATTCCACCATGTTTTTGTTTCTGTCGTTGTATTTAGGCATAATAtgtagatagacacttaaacttggtCTCTACCGGCAACTAAACACTTTAACTTTGATAATGCATATCTAGACATCTAAATTCGTCCCCATTGTGTCAGTGAAACACTCCAACtcacaaaatgatcatctagacctCCAAAGTTTATGTGCCACGTCAGGGCCATGCGTTCACTAGATACAGTGGGGATGTACTCAAAGTTGGAGCTTTTAGTTGTCAGTTGAGGTCAGGTTAAGGTGTCTGATTATGTATTATGCCTTGTATTTATGCCTGCTGTCAGTATATTCTTAATCTTGATTTATATGAAGTTAGTTTGTCGATTGGATGAAAACATTGGCCAGACAGAATAAGGAGCGGTTTGGCCATTAGAATTATTCACTATTTCTCGGaataattttcactttatttcaaaatcagAGTTTGGTTATAAAATTTTCAAATCCAATTTCGAGTTGGATTCCAAAATTTGAAAAACTGCTCCAAACATGTTTTCCAACTCAATCTTcacaaattccaaataaagtgttCTCTTCTCTTCTTTACAGAAAGTATAACCAAAtgcaactccatcttcaactccaacaagttccaaataaagtgaaaatatttggAATTTATGGTCAAATGCCTATTAAATATTACTGTACTACTTCTCCCGTTTCATTGTTTGACTAGGCCCAATATGTATATAGTAGTATTACATTATTGATGATGGAAAAGAATTTAAGGCTGTGGTTGGATGTTAATTTCACGAAATACCTCTTTAAAATTTGAATACTTAAAAGGACTTGAATTGATGGAAGTTGTGAAATTTTTTGTTCAAAAAAAAGTTGTGAAGTTGTTTACtttgtaaaaaataaaaactattcGTGGAGAGTATTTTGAGAAGTAAAAATAGAAAATGTAATGTAAGTTAAACCAGGTGAAGTATCCTCTTGTTGAAGTACCTCTTCACTGGAATATTTCTTGCTAACTCTTCGAATGATTTCAAAAGGTTATACTCTCTTCAATAATTAGTGACTATCAATTGAGAGAGCAGAATGTTAGCCTAGTATATTTCTTCTTGTTTCAGAGCCAGGATTTTGGAGGGATGGGGACTTATAAGATTTACGAGAAGAACTTCAAATTGTGAATCATTTAGCCAGGGTTTATTAGGGCTAGGGTATATTTCTCCCAGGAAATTCTAGAAATGGGAAAAGTTTTAGAACGTAAGAAGCTAGAGCCCAAGCTCCATCATTTTTCTTCTAACAGAATACCCTTTAATGGAACTACTTTGGACAGGTAGAAACTCCGACAGCAATCTTTAAGGTTCTTAgtattgaacccattatatttaaagttatgggttcatatctagtATTTGTTGCAATTTTAGTggatttttacacataaatttatagtCCGCATAGAAAGTACCGGGTTCAAAGGAACCTGCTATCTGTGAGCTGCATACGCCCCTGAACACACAC includes these proteins:
- the LOC132611162 gene encoding probable pterin-4-alpha-carbinolamine dehydratase, chloroplastic, encoding MATTTHLCFSPPISVSSVFSHKSQKANFLTPKTSQSRRISTIIRCNTDPLGDFGARDPFPEEIESQFGNKVLGFSDTEHKILIPTASALSLAQQECTVISPDQTPLSDYEARQLLFKVVGWKLSREDGVLKLQCTWKLRDFNCGVELINRIGKVLEGTGHLPTLHQLEQSNQVHAELWTPSIGGLSMNDFIVAAKIDQIKTSDLVPRKRVWA